The following is a genomic window from Doryrhamphus excisus isolate RoL2022-K1 chromosome 3, RoL_Dexc_1.0, whole genome shotgun sequence.
TGTAGCGTGTCACTGACAGTGTAGTGCTTCACTAATAATCAAGCGGCCaagtgttcatgttcatgttcatatcGATAAGGAAGTAGAGGTGATGCAAAACAAAGTTCACTGCTGATACGACTTAGGCCACGCCCCCTCTGTACATCACACCCCTTCACAGTAAGAGCCCGGTCTATTGTGAAGACAGACAAAGGAGCAACGGTACGCCGGCATAAAAACACTAAGAAGGTTGGAGGTTGGATTCTTTCTTCGTGTGTTCCGATCCCTTCAATTCCAACCTGTAAGGCCTCCCGCCAACAAGCGGCACcttattttattgtgaaagtcCCAACAGGAAGTTCTCCAAAGAGCACAGCTAGTTCATGAGGCCGGAGTAACAGCAGGAAGTGTCACTGTCCTGTTCCAACGGAGCGGCAAAGATGATGGATTTTGAGCGGACGTTCGATGAGAGAAGTGCGCTGCGTTGGATGCAGGACAACTGGTGGGTGGAGCCATCTAGCGGCCGCCGTGGAGGCTCTCGCTTGCCTTGATGTTGTGGTTGTTGATGTCGGTTACACCGCGGTGTGTCGGCAGGAGCAAGGCGTTCGTGCTGTGCGGCATCTACGCGGCGCTGGTCTTCGGGGGTCGGCGCTGGATGACGGAGCGTCCCAAGCTGAGCCTGCGCGTCCCGTTGATGTTGTGGTCGCTCAGCCTCGCCATCTTCAGGTGAGGGGTGGGTTCCCGTCGCCGCACGGCGTGTGCTCATGCTAATGCGGGTCCTGTGTGTGCACAGCGTGTTGGGAACGCTTCGGACCGGAAGCTACATGCTTCACATCCTCGGAAGCGGCGGCTTTCAGAGGTCGGTATGTGATAGCGGTTTCTATAGCGCCCCCCTTACAAAGTTCTGGGCCTACGCCTTCGTCATCAGCAAGGCCCCCGAGCTGGGTAAGACCGCCCCGGCCGACTTATTACTCTTCTCTCTGAGAGGTATTTTCTAAAGATGGCGTTGTTTGGGTCAGGTGACACGCTCTTCATTGTCCTGAGGAAGCAGCGGCTGATCTTCCTGCACTGGTACCACCACATCACCGTGCTCCTCTACTCCTGCTACTCCTACAAGGACCAGGTGGCGGGAGGCGTCTGGTTCATCACCATCAACTACGCCGTGCACTCCGTCATGTACAGCTACTACGCCGCCAGGGCGGCCGGCCTGCGTGTGCCCCGCTCCTTCGCCATGATCATCACAGCCGCTCAGACGGCGCAGATGGCGGCGGGGCTGACCGTGTTGGGCCTCGCCTACCGTTGGATGGACGACGTACACTGTCCCACTCACGTGCACAACATCGCGTGGGGGTCACTCATGTACCTCAGCTACTTGGTTCTCTTCGCGGTCTTCTTCTACGACTCCTACCTCAGGGGTGGGGCCGAGCGGGTCAAGCGGGCATAAACACTTTACAAGAGAGGAGTCAGACAAAATGTATGCAATTTGGAAGTGTCTCCGCCCCCTTTCTTCAATTCTTAAATAAAGTGATGAAgtcactgatgacatcacaggtgACGTCAGCTGTGCTTGGCACCGGCGAGACCAAGAGGACAAAAAGTCCACTGTTGATGCGGAGTCGTCGGCCATGTTGGCAGCAGACTCGGTGACAAATGAAAGCTTCTAgaagctgaagaaaaaaaaagaaaaaaaagaaaaaaaagaaaaagactgaTACTGATTGATACTAAGGGCCAGGCGCGTGCATAATAGCCTTGCCTTGGCAGCGCAGGCGCGCCCCCCAGCGGCCTGAGCGTGCACAGCGAGGAGTAGCGTGTGCGCGCCCGGTGAGACCGCCGCTGAAGAGCAGACACGTCCGCGTGCACTCAGGTAAGAAGACTCGAACCTCCGGTGTCATTTCATCGCTCGGGTCGGTACCGAACCGCCGAACACCCCCCGTAAGTGACACATTTAAGGTGGCGTGCACGCGCGAGCACGGTgtcttcatcttttttttttttttccctgacgCGCATGGGAGAGGTCGGGCCCGGGACGCGTCACGCGCATGAAGCCGACACTTGCCGCTATAAATTGCGCGGGTCGGTGGACCCGAATGGCGCGAGCTGAGCGGGCACGTCGAGGGTCTTTGCAGCGTTGACGTGTTTTGTACAAGAAGCGCGGGCGTCGCTGGGCGCGTGCACGCAGCAGAAAATGTctacatcccccccccccagagcaGGTCCTCCCGCCGCCGACGTGCACGTCCCTCCTTTGTGTCGCGCGTGTTATTCCACAGCTTCCTCACGCACGCGCTGCTTCATTCTGGAGCGTGCAAAGGTGTTCGCCCCCCCCCCGAAGAACATTCTCGCACTCGtccaccccgcccccctccgTTCCGTGAATTAGCATCATGCACGCTCGGGATCAGGTGcacggtaatggtaatattaatatgtGGTCGG
Proteins encoded in this region:
- the LOC131126592 gene encoding elongation of very long chain fatty acids protein 6-like, with protein sequence MMDFERTFDERSALRWMQDNWSKAFVLCGIYAALVFGGRRWMTERPKLSLRVPLMLWSLSLAIFSVLGTLRTGSYMLHILGSGGFQRSVCDSGFYSAPLTKFWAYAFVISKAPELGDTLFIVLRKQRLIFLHWYHHITVLLYSCYSYKDQVAGGVWFITINYAVHSVMYSYYAARAAGLRVPRSFAMIITAAQTAQMAAGLTVLGLAYRWMDDVHCPTHVHNIAWGSLMYLSYLVLFAVFFYDSYLRGGAERVKRA